A single window of Melospiza georgiana isolate bMelGeo1 chromosome 6, bMelGeo1.pri, whole genome shotgun sequence DNA harbors:
- the CELF1 gene encoding CUGBP Elav-like family member 1 isoform X6 → MNGTLDHPDQPDLDAIKMFVGQVPRSWCEKDLRELFEQYGAVYEINVLRDRSQNPPQSKGCCFVTFYTRKAALEAQNALHNMKILPGMHHPIQMKPADSEKSNAVEDRKLFIGMISKKCNENDIRVMFSPFGQIEECRILRGPDGLSRGCAFVTFTTRAMAQTAIKAMHQAQTMEGCSSPIVVKFADTQKDKEQKRIAQQLQQQMQQISAASIWGNLAGLNTLGPQYLALLQQTAAASSGNLNTLSSLHPMGGLNAMQLQNLAALAAAASAAQNTPSGTAALTSSSSPLSVLTSSGSSPSSSSSSSVNPMASLGALQTLAGATAGLNVSSLAGMAALNGGLGSGGLSNGTGSTMEALTQAYSGIQQYAAAALPTLYNQSLLTQQSIGAAGSQKEGPEGANLFIYHLPQEFGDQDLLQMFMPFGNVVSAKVFIDKQTNLSKCFGFVSYDNPVSAQAAIQSMNGFQIGMKRLKVQLKRSKNDSKPY, encoded by the exons ATGAATGGCACACTGGATCACCCAGACCAACCTGATCTAGATGCTATCAAAATGTTTGTGGGTCAAGTCCCACGGAGCTGGTGTGAGAAGGATCTCAGAGAACTTTTTGAACAGTATGGTGCTGTCTATGAAATCAATGTCTTGCGGGACAGGAGCCAAAACCCTCCTCAAAGCAAAG GGTGCTGTTTTGTTACATTTTATACCCGTAAAGCTGCACTAGAAGCACAGAATGCTCTTCACAACATGAAGATCCTCCCAGGG ATGCACCATCCTATCCAGATGAAACCAGCTGACAGCGAAAAGAGTAATG CAGTAGAAGATAGGAAGTTGTTTATCGGAATGATATCCAAGAAGTGCAATGAAAATGACATTCGAGTGATGTTCTCCCCCTTTGGGCAGATTGAAGAATGCAGGATATTACGGGGCCCCGATGGCCTGAGCCGAG GTTGTGCATTTGTGACTTTTACAACAAGAGCCATGGCACAAACAGCAATCAAAGCAATGCACCAAGCACAAACCATGGAG GGTTGCTCTTCTCCCATTGTTGTAAAATTTGCAGACACGCAGAAGGACAAAGAGCAGAAACGAATTGCTCAGCAACTTCAGCAACAAATGCAACAGATCAGTGCTGCCTCAATATGGGGGAACCTGGCTGGTCTGAACACACTTGGACCCCAGTACTTAGCA CTCCTTCAGCAGACAGCAGCTGCTTCATCTGGGAACCTGAACACACTGAGCAGCCTCCACCCAATGGGAG GACTGAACGCCATGCAGTTACAGAacctggctgccctggcagccgcGGCCAGCGCGGCTCAGAACACACCGAGTGGCACCGCCGCGCtcacctcctccagcagccccctGAGCGTGCTCACCAGCTCAG GTTCCTCACCTAGTTCCAGTAGCAGCTCTTCTGTTAATCCAATGGCTTCTCTTGGAGCTTTGCAGACACTGGCAGGTGCTACAGCAGGCCTCAACGTTAGCTCTTTAGCAG GAATGGCAGCCTTAAATGGAGGACTTGGCAGTGGTGGTCTCTCAAATGGGACAGGTAGTACAATGGAAGCCCTCACACAGGCTTATTCTGGAATCCAGCAatatgctgctgctgcactgcccaCACTCTATAACCAGAGTCTCTTAACACAGCAGAGTATTGGTGCAGCAGGAAGTCAAAAAGAAG GTCCAGAGGGAGCCAATCTGTTTATCTACCATCTTCCCCAGGAGTTTGGGGATCAGGATTTGCTGCAGATGTTCATGCCATTTGGAAATGTCGTCTCTGCCAAGGTTTTCATTGACAAGCAGACCAATCTAAGCAAGTGTTTTG